A single genomic interval of Adhaeribacter pallidiroseus harbors:
- a CDS encoding SOS response-associated peptidase family protein — MKKNYFINLKNENLLAFAGLWDERIDTSSGEMVRSSTIITTQANELVKPIYPERMPLFWIATPKNGRFLMILVSKNFSIYYNLSIPERCKPNPFQVLLFSLVQSNLLLFRKE; from the coding sequence ATAAAAAAAAATTATTTTATTAACCTGAAAAATGAGAACCTGCTGGCATTTGCCGGCTTGTGGGACGAACGGATAGATACCAGTTCCGGCGAAATGGTGCGTTCTTCTACCATCATCACTACTCAAGCCAACGAACTAGTAAAGCCCATCTATCCGGAACGTATGCCGTTATTTTGGATCGCGACACCGAAAAATGGTAGATTTCTAATGATTTTAGTAAGCAAGAATTTCTCGATTTACTACAACCTTTCGATCCCAGAAAGATGCAAGCCCAACCCATTCCAGGTACTGCTTTTTTCCCTAGTCCAAAGTAATTTATTGCTGTTCCGGAAAGAATAA
- a CDS encoding DNA polymerase Y family protein — protein MKRLRNSQLAGKPLITGGLSDRGVVTSCSCETRCYGVHAGMPIRMAKQLCEEALILRGDMEAYSKYSADVTQVIAVKAESTRIDKHYLDVMGVDRIFGTWKWTSELHQTIMRETGLPISFGLSVNKTVSKIATGQAKPNGALQVLITLNNLLVAMTEKLTFMLRQQEKLTSCITVKIRYANFTTYTQQIMIPYNADDHILIRKAKVLF, from the coding sequence TTGAAACGTTTACGTAATTCGCAGCTCGCCGGCAAGCCCCTCATCACCGGGGGCTTGTCCGACCGGGGCGTAGTAACCAGTTGCAGCTGCGAAACCCGGTGTTACGGGGTACACGCGGGCATGCCTATCCGGATGGCGAAGCAACTATGCGAGGAAGCACTCATTTTGCGGGGCGACATGGAAGCCTACAGCAAGTACTCGGCTGACGTTACCCAAGTGATTGCCGTTAAAGCGGAATCTACGAGAATTGACAAGCACTATCTGGACGTAATGGGCGTGGACCGTATCTTTGGTACCTGGAAGTGGACCAGTGAACTCCACCAGACCATTATGCGAGAGACAGGTTTACCCATCTCCTTTGGCCTATCGGTGAATAAAACCGTTTCCAAGATTGCTACGGGCCAGGCCAAACCCAATGGCGCCTTACAAGTGCTTATTACCTTAAATAACCTGCTGGTAGCGATGACGGAGAAGCTGACTTTTATGCTGCGGCAACAAGAAAAGCTTACTAGCTGCATTACGGTAAAGATTCGCTACGCTAACTTTACCACGTACACCCAGCAGATAATGATCCCCTACAACGCGGACGATCACATCCTGATCCGTAAAGCCAAGGTGTTGTTTTAA
- a CDS encoding prohibitin family protein gives MKKIFAALILVALLITGFTFSCTRIDAGHEGILVKQYGSDKGVQDVSLVTGRVFYNPLVENVYEFPVFIQTADYEAFNVNAKDGSVFTVDPTISFAVTPGKSPHIFSKYRKRIEEITKTTLYNYVKDAFRNQMNKYSTDELISNRQKFEADVQSTLATTLEADGFKLEQLTSGLQYPDAIVRAIDAKNKAVQEAMQVENELKVAEAQAKKLIIQAEAEKKANELKQSALTPLLIQQQFIEKWDGHTPLYGNSPVMFKSVQ, from the coding sequence ATGAAAAAAATATTTGCTGCACTTATTTTGGTGGCTCTCCTAATTACGGGTTTCACTTTTAGTTGTACCCGCATTGATGCGGGCCACGAAGGGATTTTAGTAAAACAATACGGCTCTGATAAGGGGGTACAAGATGTTTCTTTAGTAACCGGACGTGTCTTCTATAATCCTTTAGTAGAAAACGTATATGAGTTTCCGGTTTTTATTCAAACCGCCGATTATGAAGCCTTTAACGTGAACGCCAAAGATGGTTCCGTTTTTACCGTAGACCCGACTATTTCCTTTGCGGTTACTCCAGGCAAATCGCCGCATATCTTCTCGAAATACCGGAAAAGAATAGAAGAAATTACGAAAACCACGTTATACAATTACGTGAAAGACGCTTTTCGTAACCAAATGAATAAATACTCGACGGATGAGCTGATTAGTAACCGGCAAAAATTCGAAGCCGATGTGCAGTCTACCCTCGCCACTACCTTAGAAGCCGATGGGTTTAAATTAGAGCAGTTAACCAGCGGACTCCAGTATCCGGATGCGATTGTGCGCGCCATTGATGCCAAGAACAAAGCGGTACAGGAAGCCATGCAGGTAGAAAATGAGTTAAAAGTAGCTGAGGCACAGGCTAAAAAACTAATTATTCAGGCCGAAGCCGAAAAGAAAGCCAATGAATTAAAACAATCTGCTTTAACCCCTTTGTTAATTCAACAACAGTTTATTGAGAAGTGGGATGGTCATACTCCTTTGTATGGCAATTCGCCGGTTATGTTTAAAAGTGTGCAGTAA